The Megalobrama amblycephala isolate DHTTF-2021 linkage group LG13, ASM1881202v1, whole genome shotgun sequence genome contains a region encoding:
- the nod1 gene encoding nucleotide-binding oligomerization domain-containing protein 1, whose product MGSFKKEGSHLKLLTSHRELLVEQVKNTQCILDNLQMNGFICTEDIEIIQRSTTKTDQVRKILELVQSKGEECSAYFTHILHEAYDAYIDLRPWFDDIQYTPLDTISAIPVINTDPISKYCEKLRCELGRDTQFITSYSKSEDTPLEDLYMDTQMEILNDRGESLGYLQSLDELLGDQGVFNQQAETIFITGDAGVGKSVVLQKLQNLWSRRELKTRAKFFFKFRCRMFSAFKETDEISLKDLIFKHNCYPDGDLDNEVFTYILRFPETVLFTFDGYDEIQMDSDLDNVPEVVSPEEKTRPLLLLMNLLCGKLLKGSRKILSARSGTEIQSRVIRKKVCLKGFSPEHLKRYTALHFPENEHRTLVTDQLDANPHLCGLCSIPLFSWIILKSFKHLHSVYDNFELPDSCITLTNVFLLLSEVFLGHSTARPGLLKRSMRCPTETFKAGEQKLSAFARLALQGIERGGLVFSMEEVKSCELDDEDLQFGFLRPAPHYDACEGSATFEFLHETLQAFLAAFSLVLDSKISPESILRFFSKCEYKKSSHLSCLPCLGKSRPRDKDPFQTNFQFTNLFLCGLLSKANAALLEHLVPPVSLKQKRKTLKSYLSNSVRTHLKGLPRYPSTDIDGDKVHAMPNFLWMLRCIFETNSEDVAKMTANSISADYIKIAFCNIYSADCSALNFVLHHRRKHLGVDMDNNNINDYGVKQLRPSFSKMTVVRFCVNQLTDSSIEVLAEELTRHKVVKVLGLYKNHITDVGAKLVAKIIEECPHLTTVKLGCNNITSVGGKYLASAIHKSKSIFDIGMWGNTIGDEGADAFAEALKNHPSLTNLSLSANGITSHGGRSLAKALKQNTSLHIFWLIQNKISDDAASDMADAFKSNSALTHLMLMENEFTIHGAKQLSEGLTNNTTLKEVNIKGNHVTEEEEQLFEGDKRLRFR is encoded by the exons ATGGGGTCTTTCAAGAAGGAGGGGTCTCACCTGAAGCTGCTCACTTCACACCGCGAGCTGCTGGTGGAGCAGGTGAAGAACACACAGTGTATTCTGGACAATCTCCAGATGAATGGCTTCATCTGCACTGAAGACATCGAGATTATACAGCGCAGCACCACCAAAACTGACCAG GTACGCAAAATTTTGGAGCTGGTTCAGAGTAAAGGAGAGGAGTGCTCAgcatatttcacacacattcttCATGAAGCATACGACGCTTACATTGATCTGCGGCCTTGGTTTGATGATATTCAGTACACACCATTAGACACTATTAGTGCCATACCAGTGATTAACACAGACCCAA TTAGCAAGTACTGTGAGAAGCTCAGATGTGAGCTGGGAAGGGATACTCAGTTCATCACATCCTACTCTAAAAGTGAGGACACTCCGCTGGAGGATCTTTACATGGACACACAGATGGAGATCCTGAATGACAGAGGTGAGAGCTTGGGATACTTACAGAGTTTGGATGAGCTACTAGGAGACCAGGGAGTCTTCAACCAGCAGGCTGAGACGATCTTCATCACCGGTGACGCTGGTGTAGGCAAATCAGTCGTCCTTCAGAAACTGCAGAACTTGTGGTCCCGAAGGGAGCTGAAGACTCGTGCGAAGTTCTTCTTCAAGTTCAGATGCAGGATGTTCAGTGCCTTCAAGGAGACGGACGAGATCTCGCTGAAGGATCTGATCTTCAAACACAATTGCTATCCAGACGGAGACCTTGATAATGAGGTTTTCACCTACATCTTGCGATTCCCAGAGACGGTGCTTTTCACCTTTGATGGATATGATGAAATCCAAATGGATTCTGACTTGGATAATGTGCCTGAAGTGGTTTCTCCAGAAGAAAAGACTCGGCCGCTTCTGCTTCTCATGAATTTGCTTTGCGGAAAATTGCTCAAAGGTTCTCGGAAGATTCTGTCTGCACGGAGTGGCACCGAGATCCAAAGCAGAGTGATCCGGAAGAAGGTGTGTTTGAAGGGATTTTCACCTGAACACCTGAAGAGATATACAGCTCTCCATTTCCCAGAGAATGAACACAGGACATTGGTGACGGATCAGTTAGACGCCAACCCTCACCTCTGCGGTCTTTGCTCCATCCCATTGTTCAGCTGGATCATCCTCAAGAGCTTCAAGCATCTTCATTCGGTATACGATAACTTCGAATTGCCAGACTCTTGCATCACGCTCACAAATGTCTTCTTGCTCCTTTCTGAGGTCTTTCTTGGCCACTCAACTGCACGGCCTGGTCTTTTAAAACGGAGCATGAGATGTCCCACAGAAACCTTTAAAGCTGGCGAGCAGAAGCTTTCGGCCTTTGCTCGACTAGCCTTACAGGGTATAGAAAGGGGTGGACTTGTCTTCAGTATGGAGGAAGTGAAATCCTGTGAATTGGATGACGAAGATCTTCAGTTTGGCTTTCTGAGGCCTGCTCCGCATTACGATGCATGTGAAGGCTCTGCTACCTTTGAGTTCCTCCACGAGACCCTCCAAGCCTTCTTAGCAGCTTTTTCTCTGGTGCTGGACTCCAAAATCTCTCCTGAATCCATTCTAAGGTTCTTCTCCAAATGTGAATACAAGAAGTCGTCTCATCTCTCCTGCTTACCTTGTCTGGGAAAGTCAAGACCCAGAGATAAAGACCCTTTCCAGACCAATTTCCAATTCACCAACTTATTTTTATGTGGTCTCTTGTCTAAAGCCAACGCGGCACTCCTAGAGCATCTCGTTCCACCAGTATCATTGAAACAAAAGCGCAAGACGCTCAAGTCCTATCTGTCCAACAGCGTGCGGACTCATCTTAAGGGCCTCCCTCGTTATCCATCCACAGACATTGACGGCGACAAGGTGCACGCGATGCCAAATTTCTTGTGGATGTTGCGATGCATATTTGAGACGAACAGCGAGGATGTGGCCAAGATGACAGCCAACAGCATTTCGGCAGATTACATTAAGATTGCCTTCTGTAACATTTACTCGGCCGACTGCAGCGCGTTGAACTTTGTCCTCCACCACCGTAGGAAGCACCTGGGAGTCGACATGGACAACAATAACATCAATGATTATGGCGTGAAGCAGCTGAGACCCTCTTTCAGCAAAATGACAGTTGTAAG ATTTTGTGTGAATcagctcacagacagcagtatTGAGGTTCTGGCAGAGGAACTCACCAGACACAAAGTCGTTAAGGTCTTGGG CCTTTACAAAAACCACATCACAGATGTTGGAGCCAAACTAGTAGCAAAGATCATTGAAGAATGTCCACACTTGACGACTGTCAA GCTCGGCTGCAACAACATCACAAGTGTGGGTGGGAAATACCTTGCCAGTGCAATTCACAAGAGCAAATCCATCTTTGACATAGG AATGTGGGGTAACACCATCGGTGACGAGGGGGCAGATGCGTTTGCAGAGGCTCTGAAAAATCATCCCAGCCTGACCAACCTCAG TCTTTCCGCCAATGGCATTACTTCTCACGGTGGAAGAAGTTTGGCAAAAGCATTGAAGCAAAACACAAGCCTTCACATCTTCTG gctgatACAGAACAAAATCTCTGACGATGCAGCGTCAGACATGGCCGATGCCTTCAAGTCCAACTCTGCTCTGACGCATCTGAT GCTAATGGAAAACGAGTTTACCATTCATGGAGCCAAACAGCTGTCTGAAGGCTTGACAAACAACACTACACTGAAGGAAGTCAA TATTAAAGGAAACCATGTCactgaagaagaagaacaacTCTTTGAGGGCGACAAGAGGCTTCGCTTCCGCTAA
- the ggctb gene encoding gamma-glutamylcyclotransferase b: protein MSSCGNLFISLMLLAAGFIILCSAVPLPSEASTMDNSTDHKNGSTFLYFAYGSNLLKERLQLKNPSATVHCVAKLKDYKLVFGNHKGLASQRWRGGVATIEHSPGDEVWGVVWRMNMSDLESLDRQENVKMGTYSPMEVSVSTSDQDFNCRTYIMNSCVYAPPSPQYLQVIVMGAEQNGLPEDYQVKLRSIETNKYEGHLPVMEELEKALKKSKERTDEILSDDLPS, encoded by the exons ATGTCCTCCTGTGGAAACCTCTTCATCAGCCTCATGCTGCTCGCTGCTGGATTCATCATTCTGTGTTCAGCAG TCCCTCTGCCCTCTGAAGCCTCAACCATGGACAACAGCACTGACCACAAGAACGGATCCACCTTCCTGTACTTTGCCTACGGCAGTAACCTGCTGAAGGAGCGACTGCAGCTGAAGAACCCATCAGCAACTGTTCACTGTGTGGCCAAACTGAag GACTATAAACTGGTCTTTGGCAACCACAAAGGGTTAGCGAGTCAGCGCTGGCGTGGTGGTGTTGCGACCATTGAGCACAGCCCAGGTGATGAGGTGTGGGGGGTCGTGTGGAGGATGAACATGTCGGACCTTGAGTCCTTGGACAG GCAGGAGAATGTGAAAATGGGGACTTACAGCCCAATGGAGGTGTCCGTGTCCACCAGTGACCAGGATTTCAACTGTCGGACATACATCATGAACAGCTGCGTGTATGCGCCACCTTCACCACAGTATCTACAG GTTATTGTGATGGGAGCGGAGCAGAACGGGCTGCCGGAAGACTACCAGGTGAAACTCAGGTCTATCGAAACCAACAAATACGAGGGACATCTGCCTGTGATGGAAGAACTGGAGAAAGCTTTGAAAAAATCCAAAGAAAGGACAGATGAGATTCTATCTGATGATTTGCCCTCATAA